A single genomic interval of Armigeres subalbatus isolate Guangzhou_Male chromosome 1, GZ_Asu_2, whole genome shotgun sequence harbors:
- the LOC134222262 gene encoding solute carrier family 25 member 45 isoform X1 yields the protein MQLITYDFISGCFGGACGVLVGHPLDTIKTWQQFSNHKIRASVYNIIVRHNGLAGFYKGMFFPLMTSGALNSVVFAVYGEYMRQLQSQCLTNRERQQNWPKHVLLAGSVAGVTQVFLGCPIEVVKVRLQTLRYIGRPWRCLRDIHRIEGLSGIYRGITPMMFRDVLPYGIYMLVYEYMLGIEERMHRMKRDRLSSGSGGVVIGSPYDASLIAMAGAAAGIISWMFIVPFDVIKTVMQSETDPTVHKNMLHCCQTLMERHGWRSLFRGSFMVIARAAPVNSITFLGYEWCLGQCHKYFGNGDKRSFWS from the exons ATGCAGCTCATCACCTACGATTTCATTTCCGGCTGTTTCGGCG GAGCATGCGGGGTTCTGGTGGGACATCCGCTGGACACGATCAAAACCTGGCAGCAGTTTTCCAATCATAAAATTCGGGCATCGGTCTACAATATAATCGTGCGTCATAATGGA CTTGCGGGATTCTACAAAGGAATGTTCTTCCCATTGATGACGAGTGGAGCGTTGAACTCGGTTGTGTTTGCAGTGTATGGAGAGTACATGCGACAGCTTCAATCCCA GTGCCTAACAAATCGCGAACGGCAGCAGAATTGGCCAAAACACGTCCTTCTGGCGGGATCGGTGGCCGGCGTTACTCAAGTTTTCCTGGGCTGCCCCATTGAGGTCGTCAAAGTTCGACTCCAAACATTGCGAT ATATCGGTCGGCCGTGGCGTTGCCTGAGGGACATTCACCGCATAGAAGGTCTGTCGGGCATCTACCGTGGCATTACGCCGATGATGTTCCGCGACGTGCTACCGTACGGAATCTACATGCTGGTGTACGAGTACATGCTGGGCATCGAGGAACGGATGCACCGGATGAAGCGCGATCGACTGTCCAGTGGTTCGGGCGGTGTGGTGATCGGCAGTCCGTACGACGCTTCGTTGATCGCAATGGCGGGTGCCGCGGCTGGGATCATTTCGTGGATGTTTATCGTGCCGTTCGATGTGATCAAAACGGTGATGCAATCGGAGACGGATCCAACGGTGCACAAAAATATGCTGCACTGCTGCCAGACGTTGATGGAG AGGCATGGTTGGAGGTCGCTGTTCAGAGGAAGCTTTATGGTGATTGCCAGGGCAGCTCCAGTCAACTCTATTACATTTCTGGGCTACGAATGGTGCTTAGGACAGTGTCACAAGTATTTCGGAAATGGAGATAAGAGAAGCTTCTGGTCATAA
- the LOC134222262 gene encoding solute carrier family 25 member 45 isoform X2 encodes MFFPLMTSGALNSVVFAVYGEYMRQLQSQCLTNRERQQNWPKHVLLAGSVAGVTQVFLGCPIEVVKVRLQTLRYIGRPWRCLRDIHRIEGLSGIYRGITPMMFRDVLPYGIYMLVYEYMLGIEERMHRMKRDRLSSGSGGVVIGSPYDASLIAMAGAAAGIISWMFIVPFDVIKTVMQSETDPTVHKNMLHCCQTLMERHGWRSLFRGSFMVIARAAPVNSITFLGYEWCLGQCHKYFGNGDKRSFWS; translated from the exons ATGTTCTTCCCATTGATGACGAGTGGAGCGTTGAACTCGGTTGTGTTTGCAGTGTATGGAGAGTACATGCGACAGCTTCAATCCCA GTGCCTAACAAATCGCGAACGGCAGCAGAATTGGCCAAAACACGTCCTTCTGGCGGGATCGGTGGCCGGCGTTACTCAAGTTTTCCTGGGCTGCCCCATTGAGGTCGTCAAAGTTCGACTCCAAACATTGCGAT ATATCGGTCGGCCGTGGCGTTGCCTGAGGGACATTCACCGCATAGAAGGTCTGTCGGGCATCTACCGTGGCATTACGCCGATGATGTTCCGCGACGTGCTACCGTACGGAATCTACATGCTGGTGTACGAGTACATGCTGGGCATCGAGGAACGGATGCACCGGATGAAGCGCGATCGACTGTCCAGTGGTTCGGGCGGTGTGGTGATCGGCAGTCCGTACGACGCTTCGTTGATCGCAATGGCGGGTGCCGCGGCTGGGATCATTTCGTGGATGTTTATCGTGCCGTTCGATGTGATCAAAACGGTGATGCAATCGGAGACGGATCCAACGGTGCACAAAAATATGCTGCACTGCTGCCAGACGTTGATGGAG AGGCATGGTTGGAGGTCGCTGTTCAGAGGAAGCTTTATGGTGATTGCCAGGGCAGCTCCAGTCAACTCTATTACATTTCTGGGCTACGAATGGTGCTTAGGACAGTGTCACAAGTATTTCGGAAATGGAGATAAGAGAAGCTTCTGGTCATAA